From one Caldithrix abyssi DSM 13497 genomic stretch:
- a CDS encoding BNR-4 repeat-containing protein, whose protein sequence is MNLEKIYIQQIRKINIHNPDLGVDFDIDILANESGGAEITLEPKKYQFGDGQERQLFINAKLTINLAQADHSQTLDILKQVKNQLNTKIAIIVKIISDVEDERWYFDKAMVSGYSVKRGFGDELHILTIQVSNAVLKEENFCIFGYNDYDIKVKYDKIVVNSSYYPVNVYERSKNYYYNNKVWFIAQVNVSGVQTNYMWYYDLLTKTYSAKKDLLAPGVSGSDNHHIAPIMLSDDGYILYAYDNVSTSHNRGIIVKRSTSPEDYNNFATVFDGYAQGFFMGYPNLFKFPNGKIMLLWRGEPGVGSDYHNCGMFSSDGGQTWGSPFKIVDEITGIVGITDPINYYIVSGSNNKYLGMMVIVRNGSAGKNKRIYYYQTEDGETWYNSERTFSKNVVTNGSITPAESETYFLVDGSIDTTNNDYFSPIAVAIDDDGTPFLLYQILYYENGNYDNRHAIFVHYKNGIKTQKDITNFFMIDGILTGFTSALLARKSGYVDIFISPKGKSGYPFFYQIRSYDYGEKWYQYRNDIIPESEQYAGIGYKSICMNLLDSNTKLGFVQFVLNDGSYKQLGILKLERKK, encoded by the coding sequence ATGAATCTGGAAAAGATTTACATTCAGCAAATCAGGAAAATCAATATCCATAATCCCGATTTAGGGGTTGATTTTGATATTGATATTTTAGCCAATGAAAGCGGCGGCGCAGAAATAACGCTGGAGCCGAAAAAATATCAGTTTGGCGACGGTCAGGAACGGCAGCTATTTATTAACGCTAAATTAACCATTAATCTGGCGCAGGCCGACCATTCGCAAACGCTGGATATTTTAAAGCAGGTTAAAAATCAGCTTAATACCAAAATTGCCATCATTGTAAAAATAATTAGCGACGTTGAAGACGAACGCTGGTATTTTGATAAAGCGATGGTTTCCGGCTATTCGGTAAAGCGTGGTTTTGGCGATGAGCTCCACATTCTTACTATTCAGGTTTCGAACGCGGTTTTAAAGGAAGAAAATTTTTGCATTTTCGGTTACAACGATTATGACATAAAGGTAAAATACGATAAGATCGTTGTGAACAGTTCTTATTATCCGGTCAATGTTTATGAGCGCAGCAAAAATTACTATTACAACAATAAAGTGTGGTTCATTGCGCAAGTTAATGTTAGCGGCGTTCAAACTAATTATATGTGGTATTACGATTTATTAACCAAAACCTATTCGGCAAAAAAAGACCTGCTTGCGCCAGGCGTTTCGGGCAGCGATAACCACCATATTGCGCCTATAATGCTGAGCGACGACGGCTATATTCTTTACGCTTATGATAATGTTAGCACCAGTCACAACAGAGGAATCATTGTAAAACGATCGACTAGTCCGGAAGATTACAATAACTTTGCCACCGTTTTTGATGGCTATGCCCAGGGCTTTTTTATGGGCTATCCAAACCTTTTTAAATTCCCCAACGGTAAAATTATGCTTTTATGGCGCGGCGAGCCCGGCGTAGGCAGCGATTACCATAATTGCGGAATGTTTAGCTCCGACGGCGGACAGACCTGGGGCAGCCCGTTTAAAATTGTGGATGAAATTACCGGCATTGTGGGAATAACCGATCCGATAAATTATTACATCGTCAGCGGCTCTAATAATAAATATCTGGGCATGATGGTTATTGTCCGTAATGGATCAGCCGGAAAAAACAAGAGGATATACTATTATCAAACAGAGGACGGCGAAACCTGGTATAATTCCGAGCGCACGTTTAGTAAAAATGTAGTCACTAATGGCAGTATTACGCCAGCTGAATCTGAAACCTATTTTTTGGTTGACGGAAGCATTGATACAACCAACAATGATTACTTTTCTCCGATAGCAGTGGCAATTGACGATGACGGGACGCCGTTTTTACTTTATCAGATACTGTATTATGAGAACGGGAATTATGATAATCGTCATGCGATTTTTGTGCATTATAAAAACGGCATAAAAACGCAAAAAGATATTACCAACTTTTTTATGATCGATGGCATTTTAACAGGATTTACTTCGGCGCTATTAGCCCGCAAAAGCGGTTATGTGGATATTTTTATTTCGCCTAAAGGTAAAAGCGGTTATCCGTTTTTCTATCAAATTCGATCTTATGATTATGGCGAAAAATGGTATCAATACCGCAATGATATCATTCCAGAAAGCGAACAATATGCCGGGATCGGTTATAAATCGATTTGTATGAATTTGCTTGATTCGAATACTAAACTGGGCTTTGTGCAATTCGTATTAAACGACGGTAGTTATAAACAACTGGGCATTTTAAAGCTGGAGCGTAAAAAATAA